A genome region from Bacillaceae bacterium IKA-2 includes the following:
- a CDS encoding TVP38/TMEM64 family protein translates to MKKNRATMIFIRFVIILSPILLYALLPSVRSFIDESIKQLANGDIEGIRDYLLLYGFWSPFVSTILMIIAVIIAPLPTFVITFANGLLFGTFLGGLLSWISALFGAIAAFYISRSLGRPVVEKVVNKKILSWMSNFFKSYGIHSIILARIVPIASYGMVSFAAGLTTMRFRTYIIGTAIGQTPATILFSYLGEHATDSVWILFVVFLVVFVMVVIGSILKPRFEKSWKKQ, encoded by the coding sequence TTGAAAAAAAACCGAGCGACCATGATATTTATTAGGTTTGTGATCATCTTATCGCCTATCTTGCTGTATGCACTTTTACCAAGTGTCAGAAGTTTTATTGATGAATCAATTAAACAACTAGCAAATGGAGATATTGAGGGCATAAGAGATTACTTGCTGTTATATGGATTTTGGTCGCCATTTGTTTCTACGATTTTAATGATCATAGCAGTTATCATTGCACCGTTACCAACTTTTGTGATAACTTTTGCTAATGGACTTTTATTTGGTACATTTTTAGGTGGACTTCTCTCGTGGATTAGTGCTCTTTTCGGTGCAATAGCTGCTTTTTATATTTCACGTAGCTTAGGTAGACCAGTCGTCGAAAAAGTCGTGAACAAAAAAATCTTATCTTGGATGAGTAATTTTTTTAAAAGTTATGGTATTCATTCAATTATTTTAGCGAGGATTGTTCCGATTGCTTCCTATGGAATGGTTAGCTTTGCTGCAGGTTTGACAACGATGAGATTTAGAACATATATAATTGGGACAGCCATCGGGCAAACACCAGCAACGATTCTTTTTTCATACTTAGGAGAACATGCAACCGATTCAGTGTGGATCTTATTTGTAGTTTTTCTAGTAGTATTCGTTATGGTTGTTATAGGATCAATTTTAAAGCCTAGGTTCGAAAAGAGCTGGAAAAAGCAATAA
- a CDS encoding thioredoxin family protein: protein MAENIENKQQFEDLIVGDNRVVIKFYADWCPDCRRMDFFIGSVLEQLPAFPFYEVDRDNIPELAEKYEVMGIPSLLVFENGQKIGHLHSANAKTPEEVTTFLSEYFSTK from the coding sequence GTGGCTGAAAATATTGAAAACAAACAACAATTTGAAGATCTAATTGTCGGTGACAATCGAGTAGTGATTAAATTTTATGCTGATTGGTGCCCTGATTGTAGACGAATGGACTTTTTTATTGGAAGTGTACTTGAACAATTACCAGCTTTCCCGTTTTATGAAGTAGACCGAGACAATATTCCAGAGTTAGCAGAAAAATATGAAGTGATGGGGATTCCAAGCCTTTTAGTGTTTGAAAATGGGCAGAAAATCGGACACTTACACAGTGCTAACGCAAAAACACCAGAAGAAGTCACTACTTTTTTATCTGAATATTTTTCCACTAAGTAG
- a CDS encoding YjcZ family sporulation protein produces MSYGAEAQAQATAFAGPGGAPAPVARTGAGAGFALIAVLFILLVIIGTAYVGTGY; encoded by the coding sequence ATGTCATATGGAGCAGAAGCACAAGCACAAGCAACAGCGTTCGCTGGGCCAGGAGGAGCACCGGCACCGGTAGCAAGAACAGGAGCAGGAGCAGGTTTCGCGCTAATCGCTGTTCTATTTATATTGTTAGTAATTATTGGAACGGCGTATGTGGGTACTGGTTATTAG
- a CDS encoding EAL domain-containing protein, whose translation MAIILEKLNLFRKNKVMCEIKRDSVNEIIKGAKLELYNQNIVSLPDGGIFATEFLNRPAKDSGFHHAGEFYSFAASHGLIAKVDIAAIENTVSNLKEFGEVGKHFINVHLSTLFSKEWQHFLENTDKNIFKNVVLEISEREGLNDYTRKDVEKKIYDLKTEGFEFAIDDVGIGYSGLTNLTLVKPEYVKLDRMLVDYIDEDMYRQHLMKALISYWLEREVKVIAEGIERIEEAQFFSELGVKLGQGYYYHRPVRSIIT comes from the coding sequence TTGGCAATTATATTAGAAAAGCTTAACTTATTTCGAAAAAATAAAGTGATGTGTGAAATTAAAAGGGATTCCGTAAATGAAATTATTAAAGGAGCAAAATTAGAGTTGTATAATCAAAATATTGTCTCTTTACCTGATGGGGGGATTTTTGCAACTGAATTCTTAAATCGACCAGCGAAAGATTCAGGCTTTCATCATGCGGGAGAATTTTATTCATTTGCAGCCAGCCACGGCTTGATCGCGAAAGTAGATATTGCAGCTATTGAAAACACAGTTTCTAATTTAAAGGAATTTGGTGAAGTAGGAAAACATTTTATAAATGTTCATTTATCAACATTATTTTCAAAAGAATGGCAACACTTTCTCGAAAACACGGATAAGAATATTTTTAAAAATGTTGTCCTAGAAATTTCAGAGCGAGAGGGATTAAACGACTATACTCGTAAAGACGTCGAAAAAAAGATTTATGATCTTAAAACAGAGGGATTTGAATTTGCGATTGATGATGTCGGAATTGGATACTCAGGATTAACAAACTTAACACTAGTAAAGCCAGAGTATGTTAAGCTTGATCGAATGTTAGTCGATTATATTGATGAGGATATGTATAGGCAGCATCTGATGAAAGCATTAATTAGCTATTGGCTTGAAAGAGAAGTTAAGGTTATTGCTGAAGGAATCGAAAGAATTGAAGAGGCGCAATTTTTCTCGGAACTAGGAGTAAAGCTAGGGCAGGGTTATTACTACCACAGACCAGTAAGGTCGATAATTACTTAA
- a CDS encoding DUF3179 domain-containing protein — translation MMRKWILGSVAIVFIGYIFYTNFFDKHEQDEQTSAPETFEETENLLSEQQFLTSSELLESLQQLPIEEQEKLLLGGPPPEGIPSIDQPSFISIEAADAWIEENEPVIHVEVAGEARAYPMQIMMWHEIVNDTINGIPVTVTFCPLCNSAFSFERETENDLLDFGTTGYLYNGALLMYDRQTQSLWSHFGGNGISGIYDKHQLEIVPSTIISWSEFKKGFPTAKVLSRDTGFQRDYGNNPYVGYDDVNSPPFLFSGKLDESFAPKERIVAVKIADQAKAYLLDDLQEKSLIEDTQIVLFYSEGTASGLDQSTVAGGKEVGSTIAYFREVDGEQLNFYYQDGTFKDEQTESTWNFFGVATDGPLEGERLNAVPFKVDTFWFAWAAFEPDTEIYDPQ, via the coding sequence ATGATGAGAAAATGGATTTTGGGAAGTGTTGCCATAGTTTTTATCGGGTATATCTTTTATACAAACTTTTTTGACAAACATGAACAAGATGAACAAACCTCGGCACCTGAAACTTTTGAGGAAACTGAGAATTTACTAAGTGAACAGCAATTTTTAACTTCAAGCGAATTGCTTGAAAGTCTTCAACAATTACCAATAGAAGAACAAGAAAAACTATTGTTAGGAGGGCCGCCGCCAGAAGGTATTCCTTCTATTGATCAGCCCTCATTTATTAGCATCGAAGCTGCAGATGCATGGATTGAAGAGAATGAACCAGTGATTCACGTCGAAGTGGCTGGTGAAGCAAGAGCTTATCCGATGCAAATAATGATGTGGCATGAAATTGTCAATGATACGATAAACGGCATACCTGTTACAGTAACATTCTGTCCTTTATGTAATTCGGCATTCAGCTTTGAAAGGGAAACCGAAAATGATTTATTAGACTTCGGTACGACAGGATATTTATATAATGGAGCATTATTAATGTACGATCGCCAAACACAGTCATTGTGGTCCCACTTTGGTGGCAATGGTATCTCTGGAATTTACGATAAACACCAGCTAGAAATTGTCCCAAGTACGATTATTTCTTGGTCAGAGTTTAAAAAGGGATTTCCAACAGCAAAAGTATTATCTAGAGATACTGGTTTTCAACGTGATTATGGCAACAACCCGTATGTTGGCTATGATGATGTAAATAGTCCGCCATTTTTATTTTCCGGTAAACTTGATGAAAGCTTTGCTCCAAAAGAAAGGATTGTTGCCGTGAAAATAGCTGATCAAGCAAAAGCATATTTACTAGACGATCTACAAGAAAAAAGTTTGATAGAAGACACTCAAATTGTTCTGTTTTATTCTGAGGGTACAGCTTCAGGTCTTGATCAAAGCACAGTTGCAGGTGGAAAAGAGGTAGGTAGTACGATTGCTTACTTTCGTGAGGTAGATGGAGAGCAATTAAATTTCTATTATCAAGATGGAACATTTAAAGATGAGCAAACTGAGTCAACGTGGAACTTTTTTGGAGTAGCGACAGACGGCCCTTTAGAAGGGGAGCGATTGAACGCCGTTCCATTTAAAGTCGATACGTTCTGGTTTGCTTGGGCAGCGTTTGAGCCAGATACGGAAATCTATGATCCTCAATAA
- a CDS encoding PaaI family thioesterase: protein MGKVEKAIQDFYPEDFSWCYGCGRLNKNGHQFRTGWQGEQTITIYEPSTELTAIPGFVYGGLIAALIDCHGTGSASLGVHRKNGHEVGEGADPTRFVTGSLKVDFLKPTPQGVPLKAIGTVEEIHPKKWKVSIDVFANDVLCARGEVVAVVMPASFGEEK from the coding sequence ATGGGAAAAGTAGAAAAAGCAATTCAAGATTTTTATCCAGAAGATTTTTCATGGTGTTATGGATGTGGGCGCTTAAATAAAAACGGTCATCAATTTCGGACAGGTTGGCAAGGAGAGCAAACGATAACGATTTATGAACCGTCAACAGAGCTTACAGCAATTCCGGGTTTTGTTTACGGGGGCTTGATTGCTGCATTAATTGATTGTCATGGAACAGGCTCAGCATCATTGGGCGTGCATCGTAAAAATGGACATGAAGTTGGCGAAGGAGCAGATCCAACGAGATTTGTGACTGGTTCTTTAAAAGTAGACTTTTTAAAGCCGACGCCACAAGGGGTGCCACTAAAGGCAATCGGGACTGTTGAAGAGATCCACCCCAAAAAATGGAAGGTATCTATAGATGTCTTTGCTAATGACGTATTGTGTGCTCGTGGGGAAGTAGTCGCTGTGGTCATGCCAGCCTCGTTTGGAGAAGAAAAATAG
- a CDS encoding DUF3939 domain-containing protein, with protein sequence MFLFNRKKPKKQFPIIDVTIHDVRKAVMIFSDSLAKGVFTTILINDDNSIDFQQLARTLGGIPTKTYYMSKETFDIFEEEEKEIPAIMDKVQRAVDAFIKEFKKHPSIKYDPYFRVNYYLLMQEGFLDFRPDIPLYIYKDGMITHIKPSE encoded by the coding sequence ATGTTTTTATTTAATAGAAAAAAGCCCAAAAAGCAATTCCCTATTATTGATGTTACAATTCATGATGTTCGAAAGGCGGTAATGATATTTTCAGACAGTTTAGCAAAAGGAGTTTTTACGACAATTTTAATAAACGATGATAATAGTATTGATTTTCAACAACTCGCTCGAACTTTAGGTGGTATTCCGACTAAAACTTATTACATGTCAAAAGAAACTTTTGATATTTTTGAAGAAGAAGAAAAGGAAATTCCCGCGATTATGGATAAAGTTCAAAGAGCAGTCGATGCTTTTATCAAGGAATTCAAAAAACATCCTTCAATTAAATATGATCCTTATTTTCGAGTAAATTACTATTTATTGATGCAGGAAGGTTTTCTTGATTTTCGTCCAGACATTCCATTGTACATTTATAAAGATGGAATGATTACACACATTAAACCGTCTGAATAA
- a CDS encoding ABC transporter ATP-binding protein translates to MNHLLEFQNVSYWYKQENNTLPILKNVNVSFDKGNFYTIVGPSGSGKTTFLSLASALDIPKGGKVLYEGKDIKKIGLSQFRNQYVSIVFQSFNLLPYMTGLQNILTAMEITGSTVKNKKQLALEMLEKVGITESQAKQMVLTLSGGQQQRISIARALCCQSDLIVADEPTGNLDEDTASDIVRLFQDLAHKEDKCIIVVTHNNQIAKISDITVSLSKGGVTMKNNIEAIAVDGGA, encoded by the coding sequence ATGAACCATTTACTTGAATTTCAAAATGTTAGCTATTGGTATAAACAGGAAAATAATACACTTCCAATCTTAAAAAATGTCAATGTAAGTTTTGATAAAGGAAATTTTTATACAATTGTTGGCCCATCAGGTTCAGGAAAAACGACTTTTTTGTCGCTTGCAAGCGCATTAGATATACCTAAGGGTGGGAAGGTTTTATACGAAGGAAAAGACATTAAAAAAATAGGCTTATCCCAGTTCCGTAACCAGTACGTCTCAATTGTTTTTCAGTCATTTAATCTACTTCCATATATGACAGGGTTGCAAAATATTTTAACGGCAATGGAGATAACAGGATCAACTGTAAAAAATAAAAAACAACTTGCTCTAGAGATGTTAGAAAAGGTCGGAATTACCGAATCTCAAGCAAAACAAATGGTATTGACATTGAGCGGTGGACAACAACAACGTATCTCAATAGCGCGAGCACTTTGTTGTCAATCCGATTTAATTGTAGCGGATGAACCTACAGGGAACTTAGATGAAGATACAGCAAGTGACATAGTTAGGCTATTTCAAGACTTAGCTCATAAGGAAGATAAATGCATCATTGTCGTTACACATAATAATCAGATTGCCAAAATCTCTGACATTACCGTGAGTCTTTCTAAAGGTGGTGTAACAATGAAAAACAATATAGAAGCGATTGCTGTAGATGGAGGTGCATGA